From Enterococcus mediterraneensis, the proteins below share one genomic window:
- a CDS encoding alpha-glucuronidase: MTRDLCWLRKVASHYFQHFSLPADDLVARSIRREVGTLLNLTKEVASEGDLAFSLVTEECLGREGYRVKGEQNHVAIQSNTTKGLLYGLFALYEKLILGEAFTSFTSVPDQALRMINHWDNMDGTIERGYAGDSIFFKDNEFRKDYQLIESYARLLASVGINAISINNVNVRGAAKALICEEHFGELRLIDEILGSYGIKLYLSVNFAAPKAIGGLETADPLAKEVIAFWQEKIDALYRYIPDFGGFVVKADSEGEPGPFAYGRGHDDGANMFGRLLQPHGGHLVWRCFVYNHQQNWRDRSIDRAKAAYDHFMPLDGKFVENVSLQIKLGPLNFQVREPTSPLLSGLRKTNHIIEFQLTQEYTGHQKAVYYQLPVWKEALDFDCRNEDVPGQVKELLKSTSPQPAYSGICAVGVVGMSENWTGHKLMQINLYGYGKLCWNNQLTTQDCAQRWIGLTFDLAEDQTKKLADLLVTSRETYGMYTAPRGVGFMVTPGSHDGPNIDGYEYDRWGTYHFSDHLGIGNDRTTSGTDYVSQYAPAIRDYFNDLTTCPDELLLWFHHVPYTHRLHNSKTLIQDIYDTHFEGVKRVEDYQAVWEEIGPHVDQNSYQNVKELLQWQRELAVEWRDQINTYFWRKSGIADQAGRKVYP; encoded by the coding sequence ATGACTCGCGATTTATGTTGGTTACGAAAAGTAGCCAGTCATTATTTTCAACATTTCTCATTGCCTGCGGATGATTTAGTGGCAAGAAGTATTCGCCGAGAAGTAGGCACATTACTGAATTTGACAAAAGAAGTAGCAAGTGAAGGGGACTTGGCCTTTTCACTTGTAACAGAAGAGTGTTTGGGAAGGGAAGGCTATCGAGTAAAAGGGGAGCAAAATCATGTTGCTATTCAGAGTAATACGACAAAAGGCTTACTCTATGGCTTATTTGCCTTGTATGAAAAATTGATATTGGGAGAAGCTTTCACTTCTTTTACAAGTGTGCCAGACCAAGCGCTACGGATGATTAATCACTGGGATAATATGGATGGAACAATTGAACGAGGCTATGCCGGAGATTCCATTTTCTTTAAAGACAATGAATTTCGTAAGGATTACCAACTGATTGAGTCCTACGCTCGTCTTTTAGCATCTGTGGGAATTAATGCTATCTCAATTAATAACGTGAATGTTCGTGGTGCAGCCAAAGCCCTCATTTGCGAGGAGCATTTTGGCGAATTGCGACTTATTGATGAAATTTTGGGCTCTTACGGAATTAAGCTATACCTTAGTGTGAACTTTGCCGCCCCTAAAGCGATTGGTGGTTTGGAAACAGCGGATCCTCTTGCTAAAGAAGTCATCGCTTTCTGGCAAGAAAAAATTGATGCTTTATATCGTTATATTCCTGATTTTGGGGGCTTTGTAGTGAAAGCGGATTCGGAAGGGGAACCAGGGCCTTTTGCTTATGGTCGTGGGCATGATGATGGGGCCAATATGTTTGGCAGGCTATTGCAACCTCATGGTGGACATTTGGTATGGCGTTGTTTTGTTTATAATCATCAGCAAAACTGGCGGGACCGTAGCATTGACCGTGCCAAAGCAGCGTATGATCATTTTATGCCTTTGGATGGGAAATTTGTTGAAAATGTTAGCCTACAAATTAAGCTTGGCCCACTGAATTTCCAAGTGCGAGAGCCCACTTCTCCTTTGTTGAGTGGGTTGCGAAAGACCAATCATATCATTGAGTTTCAATTGACTCAGGAATATACGGGGCATCAAAAAGCCGTTTATTATCAATTGCCCGTGTGGAAAGAAGCATTGGATTTTGATTGTCGCAATGAAGACGTACCAGGCCAAGTGAAGGAATTATTGAAAAGCACTTCACCACAACCAGCTTACAGTGGTATTTGTGCCGTAGGAGTGGTGGGCATGTCAGAAAACTGGACTGGCCATAAGCTGATGCAAATCAATCTCTATGGTTATGGCAAACTGTGTTGGAACAATCAGCTGACCACCCAAGACTGTGCCCAACGTTGGATTGGCTTAACTTTCGATTTAGCTGAGGATCAAACGAAAAAGTTGGCAGATCTTTTGGTGACTTCTCGGGAAACCTATGGCATGTATACAGCCCCTCGAGGTGTCGGTTTTATGGTGACGCCAGGATCCCACGATGGGCCCAATATCGATGGTTATGAATATGATCGGTGGGGAACGTATCATTTTTCTGACCATCTGGGTATTGGCAATGATCGAACAACTTCAGGAACGGATTACGTGTCACAATATGCGCCAGCTATCCGAGATTACTTTAATGACTTAACAACTTGTCCCGATGAGTTGTTGTTATGGTTTCACCATGTACCTTACACGCATCGACTACACAATAGCAAAACCCTGATTCAAGACATCTATGATACGCATTTTGAAGGTGTTAAACGAGTTGAGGACTATCAAGCTGTTTGGGAAGAAATCGGTCCTCATGTTGACCAGAATTCTTATCAAAATGTCAAAGAGTTGCTGCAATGGCAACGAGAACTGGCAGTGGAGTGGCGAGATCAAATCAATACTTATTTCTGGCGAAAATCGGGTATTGCCGATCAAGCAGGGCGTAAAGTATATCCATAA
- a CDS encoding glycoside hydrolase family 43 protein, protein MNTFTNPVLKGFSPDPSVCGVGEDFYLVTSTFAYFPGVPIYHSKDLVNWTQIGNVLERDSQLPLDQAGHSQGIFAPCLRYHEGTFYMITTNVTHGGNFVVTATDPKGPWSDPYYLEDAPGIDPSLFFDEDGRCYYVGTRPNPKGVTYNGDWEVWLQELDLNTMRLIGVSTSLWKGAMRDVVWPEGPHLYKKDGYYYLMIAEGGTGFNHCVTIARSQQVAGPYLGNPNNPILTHRHLGKDFPVCNVGHGDLVETTTGKWYMTCLASRNYEGYSNLGRETFLAEVVWEDGWPVVNPGHGQLLDVQEHALPLSPVPETSQFSLAEENVAFVYLRNPHPADYNRAVRPGWLRLTPGKATLSDVASPTYIGLRQKAMNYHFRVDIQPSLAKGEACGLALIQSNDYHVRLEITETENGYLAQLIRTLAGVEETLGRTTFTGDRFVLQFTGALQQLTAKVIVAEEEHLVAEAVAIHYLSTEIAGGFVGCTMGLYATRTAPQATGYVDAYQIEHQVN, encoded by the coding sequence ATGAATACTTTTACTAATCCAGTTTTGAAAGGCTTTTCTCCAGATCCAAGCGTTTGCGGGGTAGGAGAAGATTTCTATTTAGTGACCTCAACGTTTGCTTATTTTCCAGGCGTTCCCATTTATCACAGCAAAGATTTGGTAAATTGGACACAAATTGGCAATGTCTTAGAGCGGGATAGCCAGTTGCCTTTAGACCAGGCGGGGCATTCCCAAGGGATATTTGCACCTTGTCTTCGTTACCATGAAGGAACTTTCTATATGATTACCACCAATGTTACCCATGGTGGCAACTTTGTGGTGACAGCAACCGATCCCAAGGGGCCGTGGTCTGATCCCTATTATTTAGAAGATGCTCCAGGTATTGATCCCAGTCTATTCTTTGATGAAGATGGACGTTGTTATTATGTAGGCACGCGCCCGAATCCAAAAGGCGTCACTTACAATGGTGATTGGGAAGTATGGTTGCAAGAACTTGATCTAAATACCATGCGTCTGATTGGTGTGAGTACTTCTTTGTGGAAAGGTGCTATGCGAGATGTAGTTTGGCCTGAGGGACCACATCTTTATAAAAAAGACGGCTATTATTATCTGATGATTGCGGAAGGGGGAACTGGCTTTAACCATTGTGTGACGATTGCTCGAAGTCAACAAGTGGCAGGGCCTTATTTGGGAAATCCCAATAACCCTATTTTGACTCATCGACATTTGGGTAAAGATTTTCCTGTTTGCAATGTCGGGCATGGGGATTTAGTAGAAACGACAACAGGCAAGTGGTATATGACTTGTTTGGCTAGTCGAAACTATGAAGGTTACAGCAATCTTGGACGTGAAACGTTTCTCGCTGAAGTTGTCTGGGAAGACGGCTGGCCGGTAGTCAATCCAGGTCATGGGCAGCTGTTAGACGTCCAAGAACATGCACTGCCCCTCAGTCCAGTCCCAGAAACAAGCCAGTTTTCATTGGCTGAAGAAAACGTTGCCTTTGTCTATTTGCGTAATCCGCATCCTGCTGATTACAATCGGGCTGTTCGTCCAGGCTGGTTGCGATTGACACCCGGGAAAGCGACTTTATCAGATGTGGCTTCACCCACTTATATTGGGTTACGACAAAAAGCGATGAATTACCATTTTCGTGTCGATATCCAACCATCCTTGGCCAAAGGGGAAGCATGTGGCTTGGCGTTGATTCAAAGCAATGACTACCATGTACGTTTGGAAATTACCGAAACAGAAAATGGCTATCTAGCCCAGCTCATCCGTACTCTAGCTGGCGTAGAAGAAACACTAGGGAGGACGACCTTTACCGGTGATCGTTTCGTATTGCAATTTACCGGTGCGTTGCAACAATTGACAGCCAAGGTAATTGTAGCTGAAGAAGAACATCTTGTCGCAGAAGCGGTGGCTATTCATTATTTAAGTACAGAAATTGCTGGTGGTTTTGTAGGCTGTACAATGGGTCTATATGCTACCAGAACAGCACCACAGGCTACAGGATATGTGGATGCTTATCAAATTGAACACCAGGTCAATTAA
- the xylB gene encoding xylulokinase — MKQILGLDLGTSALKGLLFDEGGNLLASADSAYPLDTPQAGYSEQNPNHWQKAAEIVMTKLLDLRPDMKDALVGISFSGQMHSLVLLDDANQVIRPAILWNDVRTTKECQEIMATFGDQLLAITKNVALEGFTLPKIRWVQKNEPANWEKVAHVMLPKDYLAFWLTGRYSMDYSDAAGTLLLDVEEKVWSAAILKQFDIDEAVLPTLHESAGLVGKIVPELQLKFGFTQEVAIFAGGADNACAALGAGIIKEGLAMASIGTSGVFLSYEADETVDYQGKLHLFNHSVKDKLYGMGVTLAAGNSLSWFRDTFAPEEDFATLLADVGTVAAGSDGLLFTPYIVGERTPYSDAKIRGSFIGIDTHHRLRHFGRAVLEGITFSLKDSQQIMADTTGRHFKQIVSVGGGAKNSDWLQMQADIFDAEILTLTTEQGPGMGAAMLAAIGAGLFPDAESCAEVFVHYDKHIMPDPQQVAKYAKIYEIYQDVYPQTAPICHRLLTEE; from the coding sequence ATGAAACAAATTTTAGGCTTAGATCTCGGAACGAGCGCGTTAAAAGGACTCCTTTTTGATGAGGGCGGGAACCTGCTAGCATCAGCAGATAGTGCTTATCCTTTAGATACACCACAAGCTGGTTACAGTGAACAAAATCCGAATCATTGGCAAAAAGCAGCGGAAATTGTGATGACAAAACTGTTGGATTTGCGTCCAGATATGAAGGATGCGTTGGTGGGGATTAGTTTTTCCGGTCAAATGCATAGTTTGGTGTTATTAGACGATGCCAACCAAGTTATTCGTCCAGCAATTTTGTGGAATGACGTACGAACAACCAAAGAATGTCAAGAAATCATGGCAACTTTTGGGGACCAATTGTTAGCCATTACGAAAAACGTGGCTCTCGAAGGATTTACCTTGCCTAAAATTCGTTGGGTTCAAAAAAATGAACCAGCCAACTGGGAAAAAGTGGCTCATGTGATGTTGCCAAAGGATTATTTGGCGTTTTGGCTGACAGGCCGATATTCGATGGACTACTCTGATGCAGCCGGTACATTGTTATTGGATGTAGAAGAAAAAGTTTGGTCAGCGGCTATTTTGAAACAGTTTGATATCGATGAAGCGGTCTTACCAACACTACATGAATCAGCTGGATTAGTCGGCAAGATAGTACCAGAATTGCAATTGAAATTTGGTTTTACCCAAGAAGTAGCGATTTTTGCTGGTGGGGCAGATAATGCCTGTGCTGCATTGGGAGCTGGGATTATTAAAGAAGGCTTAGCGATGGCCTCTATCGGAACAAGCGGCGTCTTCTTGTCTTATGAAGCAGATGAAACAGTGGATTATCAAGGAAAACTCCATCTCTTTAATCATAGCGTCAAAGACAAATTGTATGGGATGGGCGTGACTTTGGCCGCCGGAAATTCATTGAGCTGGTTTCGGGATACCTTTGCGCCAGAAGAAGATTTTGCGACCTTATTAGCGGATGTGGGGACTGTGGCAGCTGGCTCAGATGGGCTGTTGTTCACTCCTTATATCGTAGGGGAACGGACACCTTATAGTGATGCCAAGATTCGTGGCAGTTTTATTGGCATTGACACTCATCATCGATTGCGCCATTTTGGCCGTGCAGTTTTGGAGGGCATCACTTTTTCTTTAAAGGATTCTCAACAAATCATGGCAGATACGACGGGGCGCCATTTTAAACAGATTGTCTCCGTTGGTGGTGGGGCGAAAAACTCTGATTGGCTGCAAATGCAAGCAGATATTTTCGATGCTGAAATCTTAACGTTGACTACCGAACAAGGTCCAGGCATGGGAGCTGCCATGTTAGCAGCTATCGGAGCGGGATTATTCCCAGATGCTGAAAGTTGTGCCGAGGTTTTTGTGCACTATGACAAACACATCATGCCTGATCCACAACAAGTAGCGAAATATGCGAAAATTTATGAGATTTATCAAGATGTTTATCCCCAAACTGCACCAATCTGTCATCGTTTACTGACAGAAGAGTAA
- a CDS encoding ROK family protein, whose translation MIINKLDIREQNEATVLKAIIENKNISRANISTLTKLNKASVSQIIKNLIENDIVEEVGIGNASSMGGRKPIQLHFNGRCGLALAFDVGYNYVAGMLAYLDGEVIRLEERKNTPINSENILPTVQSIITNFLSQAPVTPHGLVGISLAIHGIVNDNRITFTPYYDLSGLDIKEPLEQLFSVPVFVENEANLNAVGEYCFMTTGDYQKIISLSIHSGIGAGTVANGSLQSGSHGFSGELGHSTLFPNGKSCPCGNKGCLEQYASNRVLFDTFAKLKDLDFVNSDIFAAAYNAGDVDAIRLALENVDYLSIGLNNIIVAEDPELLIVNSSVYRKIPDLLPRIRRKMVSRFTQSITIQTSLLGDHAPLYGGIAQATSHFLKIQNLRLGMLKK comes from the coding sequence ATGATTATTAATAAACTTGACATTCGTGAGCAAAATGAAGCGACTGTACTAAAAGCGATTATTGAAAATAAAAATATTTCCCGAGCCAACATCTCCACTTTAACCAAACTAAATAAGGCCTCGGTTTCGCAAATTATCAAAAACCTAATTGAAAACGATATCGTAGAAGAAGTTGGTATCGGTAACGCTAGTTCGATGGGGGGGCGAAAACCGATTCAGCTGCACTTTAATGGACGCTGCGGTTTGGCGCTTGCTTTTGATGTGGGCTATAACTATGTGGCAGGGATGTTGGCTTATCTCGATGGGGAAGTGATTCGCCTCGAAGAAAGAAAAAATACCCCAATCAATAGCGAAAATATCTTGCCCACTGTTCAAAGCATTATCACCAATTTTTTAAGTCAGGCCCCAGTGACGCCCCATGGTCTAGTGGGGATTTCATTGGCCATCCACGGGATTGTCAACGATAACCGCATCACCTTTACTCCTTACTACGATTTGTCTGGCTTGGATATCAAAGAACCCCTAGAGCAACTTTTCAGTGTGCCGGTCTTTGTAGAAAACGAAGCCAACCTTAATGCTGTCGGGGAATACTGCTTTATGACAACTGGCGACTACCAAAAAATTATCAGTCTGAGTATTCATAGCGGAATTGGCGCTGGCACAGTAGCCAATGGTTCTTTACAATCTGGCTCCCATGGCTTCTCTGGAGAATTAGGACACAGCACGCTTTTCCCTAATGGCAAATCCTGTCCTTGTGGTAATAAGGGCTGTCTCGAACAATATGCCTCCAACAGAGTGTTATTTGATACTTTTGCCAAATTAAAAGACTTGGATTTTGTTAATTCTGATATTTTTGCAGCCGCCTATAATGCCGGTGATGTGGATGCCATCCGTCTAGCCCTAGAAAATGTTGACTATTTAAGTATCGGCCTAAACAATATCATCGTGGCAGAAGATCCTGAGTTATTGATCGTCAATAGCTCTGTCTATCGTAAAATTCCCGATCTTCTTCCCCGGATACGTCGAAAAATGGTCTCTCGTTTTACGCAAAGTATCACCATTCAGACGAGCCTGTTAGGGGATCATGCCCCGCTATACGGTGGCATTGCCCAGGCTACTTCCCACTTTTTAAAAATCCAAAACTTAAGACTAGGAATGCTTAAAAAGTAG
- a CDS encoding GH39 family glycosyl hydrolase codes for METIQLTKNMTVSSFHNFADDCIGTGRMGLALQRQYQEQLRLVQEKIGFKYIRGHGLFSDDMAIYQEYEDETGKKVAEYNFTYLDIVMDFYQEVGIKPYLELGFMPQKLASGDQTVFYWQGNVTPPRSYEGWCQLVQATLQHLITRYGRAEVVTWPVEVWNEPNLPGFWQDADMTEYFKLFKETFLAVKAVDDQFKVGGPAICGVDDINWLQQFMAFCHEEQLAIDTVTRHFYTISDPETAGHYSYVTLREAQESLTELDISRSIIDDYPEYRGLPMHITEFNTSYRPDSPLHDTNLNAAYIAQLLSRLGETSASYSYWTFGDIFEEMGVPFTPFHGGFGLVANGNIPKPTFWTFAFYKKLQKNCLYKGEHGIVTSDGKERFAGVFWNLTAEAMSFQLDFPEEVEKWCITSEVVDQQTTNPLQSWHDLGEPANLSAEQRALLQQIAQPKVTTTVTSNSYSYTVQPHGVHYFEARPRKQTPDRGYDYQRVLAGR; via the coding sequence ATGGAAACTATTCAATTGACAAAAAATATGACAGTTAGCTCATTTCACAATTTTGCGGATGATTGTATTGGTACTGGCCGGATGGGCTTGGCTCTACAGCGGCAATACCAAGAACAATTACGTCTCGTACAAGAAAAAATTGGGTTCAAGTATATTCGCGGTCATGGCTTATTTAGCGATGACATGGCAATCTACCAAGAATACGAAGACGAAACGGGAAAAAAAGTCGCGGAATATAATTTTACCTACTTGGACATAGTGATGGATTTTTATCAAGAAGTGGGTATAAAACCCTATTTAGAGTTGGGCTTCATGCCACAAAAACTAGCTTCTGGGGATCAGACGGTCTTTTATTGGCAGGGAAACGTGACCCCGCCTCGCTCATACGAAGGTTGGTGCCAATTAGTCCAAGCGACCTTACAACACTTAATCACACGCTATGGTCGGGCTGAGGTAGTGACTTGGCCGGTGGAAGTTTGGAATGAGCCGAATTTGCCAGGTTTTTGGCAAGATGCTGATATGACCGAATACTTTAAGTTATTCAAAGAAACTTTTTTGGCGGTGAAAGCTGTCGATGACCAATTCAAAGTTGGGGGACCAGCGATTTGTGGGGTAGATGATATCAATTGGCTACAACAGTTTATGGCCTTTTGTCACGAGGAACAATTGGCGATTGATACGGTGACCCGCCATTTTTACACCATTTCTGATCCAGAGACCGCCGGACATTATAGCTATGTGACTTTGCGAGAAGCACAGGAATCCCTGACTGAGTTGGATATTTCCCGTAGTATTATCGATGACTATCCAGAATATCGTGGCTTGCCGATGCATATTACGGAGTTCAATACGTCTTATCGGCCGGATAGCCCTTTGCATGATACGAATTTGAACGCAGCCTATATCGCTCAGTTGCTTTCAAGATTAGGAGAAACCAGTGCCTCGTATTCTTATTGGACGTTTGGGGATATCTTTGAAGAAATGGGGGTTCCCTTCACACCGTTTCATGGAGGTTTTGGGCTAGTCGCCAATGGCAATATTCCTAAACCAACTTTTTGGACCTTTGCTTTTTATAAAAAACTACAAAAGAACTGTCTTTATAAAGGGGAACACGGCATAGTAACTTCAGATGGCAAGGAGCGCTTTGCTGGCGTTTTTTGGAATTTAACAGCTGAAGCGATGTCTTTCCAACTAGATTTCCCAGAAGAGGTTGAAAAATGGTGTATCACTTCAGAAGTGGTGGATCAACAAACAACCAACCCATTGCAAAGTTGGCATGATTTGGGAGAGCCAGCCAATTTGAGTGCTGAACAAAGAGCGCTTTTGCAGCAAATTGCTCAGCCAAAAGTGACTACCACGGTCACGTCTAACAGCTATTCATATACTGTACAGCCTCATGGAGTTCATTATTTCGAGGCGCGGCCAAGAAAGCAAACACCCGATCGAGGCTATGATTATCAACGAGTCTTGGCTGGTAGATAA
- a CDS encoding family 43 glycosylhydrolase, with protein MSYQLLNYQREAKETELYDTRLGLAMHLALADESGVFQPLNQNFGVLFAKAHSLPDGFLVAKALKKTWICQGKEKFYIIGIRVNADGTLDETSVGSILVFETENFIQYQELPLLHLSEMPLMDVQLAYTDEGYQIRWLDSCDQAYQVTTPSLDHVDETKKVAIQWQPLLEVATDIEGAIPRNSLTISEEQGDYLQKKLITPHHIAVDLPDEVVVENMEELTTMKATLRYSDGSSRQAGIDWFDLPASATEKAFVAKGQVHQEHFSFPIATYRADPCIGKWQGEYYFIATNDYDDNRSLYIRKAKTIAELVTAQEMKILDSEMYPEIANLLWAPEFHIINDRLYIFHGATPGPFEEEQSHVMALKEGGNPLVLADWQRPQKVVKADGSPLITGGITLDMTVIKDSGRIYAAWSQRQFFPVDLGAWIYFAELNPDQPWQLLTEPVVLAKPDYGWDNNHTFVDEGPYALYRGEDIYLTISGAAVDSSYCVGYLKAKVGSDLLNPAVWEKSNYPLLTSMNVPGEFGPGHNAYVEDEEGNIWNTYHARPGIDAPRSSGIRRVHFDVDGQPILGMTEAMDVNPELSLVQVKVKVK; from the coding sequence ATGAGTTATCAATTATTGAATTATCAACGAGAAGCTAAAGAAACAGAGCTTTATGATACTCGGCTGGGATTGGCGATGCATTTAGCATTGGCAGATGAATCAGGAGTGTTTCAGCCATTAAATCAAAACTTTGGGGTCTTGTTTGCCAAAGCACATTCTTTACCAGATGGGTTTTTAGTAGCAAAAGCCCTTAAAAAAACTTGGATTTGTCAGGGAAAAGAGAAATTTTACATCATCGGGATTCGGGTAAATGCCGATGGAACGTTGGATGAAACCAGTGTGGGTAGCATTTTAGTTTTTGAAACGGAAAACTTTATTCAGTATCAAGAACTACCTTTGCTCCACCTAAGTGAAATGCCTCTGATGGATGTTCAATTGGCTTATACGGATGAAGGGTATCAAATCCGGTGGTTAGATAGCTGTGATCAGGCTTATCAAGTGACGACCCCAAGCTTAGATCATGTGGATGAGACTAAAAAGGTTGCCATTCAGTGGCAACCACTTTTGGAAGTAGCAACGGATATTGAAGGGGCAATTCCGAGGAATAGTTTGACCATTAGTGAGGAACAAGGAGACTATTTACAAAAAAAATTGATAACACCCCATCATATCGCTGTGGACTTACCGGATGAAGTCGTTGTTGAAAACATGGAAGAACTTACCACGATGAAAGCAACCTTGCGCTATAGTGATGGCTCGAGTCGCCAAGCCGGAATTGATTGGTTTGATTTACCAGCAAGTGCTACTGAAAAAGCTTTTGTAGCAAAGGGTCAAGTGCATCAGGAACATTTTTCTTTCCCGATTGCGACTTATCGCGCGGATCCTTGTATCGGCAAATGGCAAGGGGAATACTACTTTATTGCCACGAATGATTATGATGATAACCGTAGCCTCTATATCCGTAAAGCCAAGACGATTGCTGAGTTAGTTACTGCCCAAGAGATGAAGATTTTGGATAGCGAGATGTACCCTGAAATTGCCAATCTCTTGTGGGCACCAGAATTTCATATTATTAATGATCGTTTGTATATTTTCCACGGGGCAACACCAGGTCCTTTTGAAGAGGAACAATCCCACGTAATGGCTTTGAAAGAAGGCGGCAATCCCTTGGTGCTAGCTGATTGGCAGCGACCGCAAAAAGTCGTAAAAGCAGATGGATCGCCTTTGATTACAGGAGGCATCACTTTGGATATGACGGTGATTAAAGATAGTGGCCGAATCTATGCCGCTTGGTCGCAACGTCAGTTTTTCCCAGTGGACTTAGGTGCGTGGATTTATTTTGCGGAGCTCAATCCTGATCAACCGTGGCAATTATTGACAGAACCAGTAGTCTTAGCAAAACCAGATTATGGATGGGACAATAATCATACCTTTGTCGATGAAGGTCCCTATGCCTTGTATCGAGGAGAAGACATCTATTTAACCATTTCCGGCGCAGCTGTCGACAGTAGCTATTGTGTGGGGTATCTAAAAGCCAAAGTTGGCAGTGACTTGCTCAATCCAGCGGTCTGGGAAAAATCAAATTACCCATTGTTGACTTCTATGAATGTTCCAGGAGAATTTGGACCTGGACACAATGCTTATGTAGAAGATGAAGAAGGCAATATCTGGAACACTTATCATGCACGTCCAGGTATCGATGCTCCCCGTTCTTCAGGTATCCGGCGGGTACATTTTGATGTAGATGGACAGCCAATTTTGGGAATGACGGAAGCAATGGATGTCAATCCTGAGTTATCTTTGGTGCAAGTAAAAGTAAAGGTAAAATAA
- a CDS encoding AraC family transcriptional regulator, translating into MQDHLHSKDFDFYYKDSCFETPITFLPEYHYHDFHEIYCLLDGEVDYYVEDRVYHMQPRNILLIHHHDIHHMMLTLPSARYERVFCYFDESYLHRYSSAKTDLTLCFSRINNRQSHFLPTSLTEVRPFIQDLQKHSASEEYGSDLRYTQCFNEFLLFLNQRFLALQKENTPLTNSKENHVVRHAIHYIQDHLSEPVKVETLAKAQFISREHLTREFKRHTGFSPHAYIQKRKLLYAKERLLEGATITIACNDAGFTNYSHFIKAFKKEFELTPRQFQQQNL; encoded by the coding sequence ATTCAAGATCATCTTCATTCAAAAGATTTCGATTTTTATTATAAAGATTCCTGTTTCGAAACCCCCATCACATTTTTACCAGAGTACCACTACCATGATTTTCATGAGATCTATTGTCTATTAGATGGGGAAGTGGATTACTACGTGGAAGATCGTGTCTATCATATGCAACCAAGAAATATCCTGTTAATTCATCATCATGATATCCATCACATGATGCTAACCTTACCTTCTGCCCGTTATGAGCGCGTTTTCTGTTATTTTGACGAATCTTATTTACACCGTTATTCTTCCGCTAAAACAGATTTGACGTTATGCTTTTCCCGTATCAATAACCGCCAAAGTCATTTTTTGCCTACAAGTTTAACCGAAGTTCGACCTTTTATTCAAGATTTACAAAAACATAGTGCCTCTGAAGAATATGGTAGTGACTTGCGCTATACCCAATGTTTTAACGAGTTTCTGCTTTTTCTCAATCAACGCTTTTTAGCTTTGCAAAAAGAAAATACTCCCTTGACGAATAGTAAAGAAAATCATGTTGTTCGCCACGCCATTCACTATATCCAAGACCATTTATCAGAGCCCGTCAAAGTCGAGACCCTAGCCAAAGCCCAGTTTATTAGCCGCGAACACCTTACTAGGGAATTTAAGCGTCATACCGGCTTTAGTCCCCATGCCTACATCCAAAAACGGAAACTGCTCTATGCCAAAGAGCGTTTATTAGAAGGGGCCACAATTACGATTGCCTGCAACGATGCTGGTTTTACTAATTATTCTCATTTTATTAAAGCCTTTAAAAAGGAATTTGAGCTGACTCCTCGTCAATTTCAACAACAAAACCTTTAA